The Spirochaetota bacterium DNA window GATATTTCTAAAAATAGTGGGGTAAAAACAGAAGTTAATTATAGCTAAAATCATATTTATTGACACTGGAATCATTTTCAAAAAACATTTTAGTCTAATTTATCTAAAATATTCAAAAATAATTTTTATAATATAAATAGTTTTTTTATATTAAATAGGATTAATATAAATAAATTAAAAAATTAAATTATTAGTAATTTTCAAACTAAATAGAATTTTAATTTTACTATATAATCTTTTTCATTTTTTCTTATATTTTCTACTCTTTTTCTCAATTTTACTAATCCATAAATAAGTTAACCATCCTATAACTAACATCGAAACAGTAAAAATACCATAAGAAATAGGCCATGGAATTTTCTGAGTCATCATTGAAAATTCAGACATACCCCCTATACTTGCAATTAGATTTAATGGTAAAAATATTATATTAATAACAGTAAGATTTTTAATCATAACATTCATGTTATTATTGACTATAGTTCCCCTTGCATCCATTAGTCCTGCAAAAATTTGGGAATATATCTCCGCTTGCTTACTTGCTTGTTCATTCTCAATAATTATATCATTTAAATAATCAATAATATATGGATCAGCATTATTAGCTTTTAAATAAACTAACAATTTATTTAATAAAATTTTATTGCCATTTATTGCATCTAAATAAAATATTAAAATCTCACTCAAATTAAACATTTGTAATAAATACTCATTTTCCATAGATTCATTTATTTTTTCTTGAATGTCCCTTGATATTAATTTAATTACTTTTAAATGCTCAATAAAATGTTTAATAGTATTGTTTTGTATAGCAAAAATTGCACCTATCAGTGAACTTATATCTAATTTACTTTTTTCATCAATTAACTGACAATAATCAGAAGAAATAATTATTAAATTATCTTTAGTTAAAAAAAATCCAAGAGATAAAATACTAAATGAAGGATAATCTCCTAATTTCAATGCACTTGGAATCTTCCATATTAAAGTTAAATTCTCTTTATTTATTTCAAATCTAGGAACTTCTTCTGGATCTAAAGCTGATGACAGAGTATGTAAATCAATTAAATAATTTTTGTTTATATATTCTTTTTCATC harbors:
- a CDS encoding magnesium transporter CorA family protein encodes the protein MLIKYQIDNNTLSKNDNGNILYYYKISEDEKEYINKNYLIDLHTLSSALDPEEVPRFEINKENLTLIWKIPSALKLGDYPSFSILSLGFFLTKDNLIIISSDYCQLIDEKSKLDISSLIGAIFAIQNNTIKHFIEHLKVIKLISRDIQEKINESMENEYLLQMFNLSEILIFYLDAINGNKILLNKLLVYLKANNADPYIIDYLNDIIIENEQASKQAEIYSQIFAGLMDARGTIVNNNMNVMIKNLTVINIIFLPLNLIASIGGMSEFSMMTQKIPWPISYGIFTVSMLVIGWLTYLWISKIEKKSRKYKKK